In the genome of Desulfobulbaceae bacterium, one region contains:
- a CDS encoding B12-binding domain-containing radical SAM protein gives MNILLIYPTFPDTFWSFTYALSFIGKKAAFPPLGLLTVASLLPDEWSKRLVDVNVDSLTDKDLLWADMAFVGGMAVQRRSAELIIDRCIALNLKVVAGGPLFTSEPDKFKNVDHLVLDEAELTLPVFLADLQNGQPKKIYRASGFCDLHTTPPPSWELVKTKRYASMNIQFSRGCPFNCDFCNVTSLFGHRPRIKTPQQVIEDLDRIYASGWRSSIFFVDDNFIGNKKYLKTDLLPAMIEWRKDKKGCVFFTEASINLADDPELLEMMVKAGFDSVFIGIESPDEVSLTECHKTQNRNRDLLESVSIIHRSGLQVMGGFIVGFDSDTPSIFQRQIDFIQKSGIVTAMVGMLQAPPGTRLFDRLQRESRVVNTFSGDNVDGTTNIIPQMGIEHLLEGYQTIMKQIYSPENYYQRIRTLLKELKRPEINQPVSFQRFLSVFRSAFRLGVLGKERLQYWRLMLWTMIRKPGLIPVAITLSIYGYHYRKICELYILEGGLYFKEELHSC, from the coding sequence ATGAATATTCTTCTTATTTACCCAACATTTCCAGATACATTCTGGTCTTTTACGTATGCTTTAAGTTTTATCGGAAAAAAAGCGGCATTTCCGCCCCTTGGGCTGCTTACTGTAGCGAGTCTGTTGCCTGATGAATGGTCAAAGCGTCTTGTGGACGTGAATGTTGACAGTCTTACGGATAAAGACCTTTTATGGGCAGATATGGCATTTGTTGGAGGCATGGCGGTTCAGCGCAGATCGGCTGAACTAATTATCGACCGTTGCATTGCCTTGAATTTAAAAGTTGTTGCCGGAGGACCTCTTTTTACCTCTGAACCCGATAAATTCAAGAATGTGGATCATCTTGTGCTTGACGAAGCCGAACTGACACTCCCAGTTTTTCTGGCTGATCTGCAAAACGGACAGCCCAAAAAGATTTACAGGGCATCTGGTTTCTGTGATCTTCACACCACGCCACCCCCCTCATGGGAACTTGTAAAAACCAAACGATATGCATCCATGAACATTCAGTTTTCCAGAGGGTGCCCGTTTAACTGCGACTTCTGCAATGTCACTTCTCTATTCGGTCACAGGCCTCGTATAAAAACACCGCAACAGGTTATCGAGGATCTGGATCGTATTTATGCTTCTGGCTGGCGAAGCAGTATATTTTTTGTTGACGACAATTTTATTGGAAATAAAAAATACCTTAAAACAGACCTGCTTCCTGCCATGATTGAGTGGCGAAAAGATAAAAAAGGGTGTGTTTTTTTTACAGAGGCATCAATCAATCTTGCCGATGATCCTGAACTTTTGGAGATGATGGTAAAAGCCGGCTTTGATTCTGTTTTTATCGGTATTGAGTCCCCGGATGAGGTAAGTCTGACAGAGTGTCATAAAACCCAGAACAGGAACAGAGATCTTCTTGAAAGTGTCTCTATTATCCATCGTTCAGGGCTACAGGTGATGGGCGGGTTTATTGTAGGATTTGACAGCGACACGCCATCTATTTTTCAGAGGCAGATCGATTTTATTCAAAAGAGCGGAATTGTCACCGCAATGGTTGGAATGCTTCAGGCTCCTCCGGGAACACGTCTTTTTGACAGGCTTCAAAGGGAAAGCCGTGTAGTCAATACTTTTTCAGGAGACAATGTTGACGGAACAACCAATATCATTCCTCAAATGGGCATAGAGCATCTTCTGGAGGGATACCAAACAATTATGAAACAGATCTATTCTCCTGAAAATTATTACCAGCGGATTAGAACACTGCTGAAGGAACTCAAGAGGCCTGAAATCAACCAGCCAGTAAGTTTTCAGCGATTTCTTTCAGTATTCAGATCAGCTTTCAGGCTTGGAGTCCTTGGAAAAGAGCGGTTGCAGTACTGGCGACTGATGCTTTGGACAATGATCCGCAAGCCCGGACTGATACCTGTGGCAATAACGCTCTCAATATATGGTTACCATTACCGTAAAATATGTGAACTGTATATTCTTGAAGGCGGACTCTATTTTAAAGAAGAGCTGCATTCCTGTTAG